One region of Pseudoalteromonas piscicida genomic DNA includes:
- a CDS encoding chromosome partitioning protein ParA has protein sequence MFLGKLPVDVFIYMAVNIGLLILAFWFYILLSILREFRLFAKTAGGAGTSNPDQQYLLQHCRDAINKSMKFVEDNQHTIQELANLQVHLEQQLAEVKRSTQDHISSEEQTRMDDLNTKLLKSHRLIKKLRGDLSKSLERLKQTRRKLYDQYESTEELQKENDTLKQQLEASKTMGGTSEQELEQLVATFEKERQDMSQTINEYKRQIAEQSQALQQLMVQEQEVEDGPKLQAIQKELEQTREALEHLSKEKKFIESRYLEVVKNQTK, from the coding sequence ATGTTTCTAGGCAAACTACCAGTTGATGTATTTATCTATATGGCGGTGAATATCGGGCTGCTGATATTAGCTTTTTGGTTTTATATCTTATTGTCAATCCTACGAGAGTTTAGATTGTTTGCAAAGACCGCTGGTGGAGCTGGTACATCTAACCCAGATCAACAGTATCTACTTCAGCATTGTCGCGATGCAATTAACAAGTCAATGAAGTTTGTCGAAGATAACCAACACACCATTCAAGAATTGGCTAATTTACAAGTCCATTTAGAGCAGCAGTTAGCTGAGGTTAAACGCTCAACGCAGGACCATATCTCGTCAGAAGAGCAAACTCGCATGGATGATTTAAACACTAAGCTCCTTAAATCGCATCGGCTAATAAAAAAGCTTCGAGGAGATTTGTCAAAGAGTTTAGAGCGACTTAAGCAAACGAGAAGAAAGCTATATGATCAATATGAATCTACAGAGGAATTACAAAAAGAAAATGACACACTAAAGCAGCAGCTGGAAGCTTCTAAAACGATGGGAGGTACGTCCGAACAAGAGCTGGAGCAACTGGTCGCAACCTTTGAAAAGGAACGTCAAGATATGTCTCAAACTATCAATGAATACAAAAGACAAATTGCCGAACAAAGTCAGGCTCTGCAACAGCTAATGGTTCAAGAACAAGAGGTTGAAGATGGTCCAAAGCTTCAGGCTATTCAAAAAGAGTTGGAGCAAACCAGAGAAGCACTTGAGCATTTGTCTAAAGAGAAGAAGTTTATAGAAAGCCGATATCTGGAAGTCGTCAAAAATCAAACCAAATAG
- a CDS encoding ABC transporter permease, translated as MFSYYLKLALISLRKTPFLSLLMIMTIAIGIGAAMTTYTVSYLLQKDPIPTKSDRLFNVRLNSYGPDKPFNISQGKEVPPFILTYQDAINLQNAKQGVNQTPLGSFKMMIRTTDQPITEAKMTLIRSAYRDMFNMFEVPFKFGGAWDEIADQDGLQVAVISRELNDKLFGGENSVGKSLLLGDLQYRVVGVTDDWYPIPKFFDYRTRAFNKPRDIIVPFQTQINNELWTGSDVSYQCWKEPADDSFSAILASECVWVSYWVELSSAEERENYMDFLVNYSMEQREYGRFLREPLHQLFNVKEQLIERKIIKDDGNVAVWLAFAFLAVCLLNCMAMMVAKFHGKAGEVGLRRAVGASKQDIIAQFTVETCIIGLLGGIIGLLLAQIGLSVTAQLYSHLYAEMLEMTVGIVIMTIALAVASAVTFGLLPTLHAAKVQPSSQLKSL; from the coding sequence ATGTTTAGTTACTATCTTAAATTAGCGCTTATCTCATTACGGAAAACGCCTTTTTTATCATTGTTAATGATTATGACAATCGCGATTGGAATTGGCGCAGCAATGACAACTTATACAGTGAGTTATCTGCTACAAAAAGATCCGATCCCTACAAAAAGCGACCGCTTGTTTAATGTTCGATTGAATAGCTACGGCCCAGATAAGCCGTTCAATATCTCTCAAGGAAAAGAAGTTCCACCTTTTATTCTTACTTATCAAGATGCAATAAACTTGCAAAATGCGAAACAGGGCGTTAATCAAACGCCTCTTGGTAGTTTCAAAATGATGATTCGCACCACGGACCAGCCAATCACTGAAGCAAAAATGACCCTAATCAGAAGTGCATACCGTGACATGTTCAATATGTTTGAAGTGCCGTTTAAGTTTGGTGGTGCATGGGATGAGATTGCCGATCAGGATGGGCTGCAAGTTGCAGTGATCAGTCGCGAGCTAAATGATAAGTTATTTGGTGGCGAAAACTCCGTCGGTAAATCGCTGCTTTTAGGTGATTTACAATATCGAGTGGTTGGTGTTACCGACGATTGGTATCCCATCCCCAAGTTCTTTGATTATAGAACTCGTGCATTCAACAAACCCAGAGATATTATTGTGCCATTCCAAACGCAAATCAATAATGAGTTGTGGACTGGCTCCGACGTGTCTTATCAGTGCTGGAAAGAACCTGCTGATGACTCATTTTCGGCAATTTTAGCTTCGGAATGTGTATGGGTTTCGTATTGGGTTGAACTAAGCTCCGCGGAAGAGCGCGAAAATTACATGGACTTCTTGGTCAATTACTCAATGGAACAAAGAGAGTATGGTCGCTTTTTACGAGAGCCACTACACCAATTATTCAATGTTAAAGAACAGCTCATTGAAAGAAAAATTATCAAAGATGATGGCAACGTAGCAGTGTGGCTTGCATTCGCATTTCTTGCGGTTTGTCTGCTGAACTGTATGGCAATGATGGTCGCAAAGTTTCATGGCAAGGCTGGTGAGGTTGGGCTTCGCAGAGCGGTTGGTGCTTCTAAGCAAGATATTATCGCTCAGTTTACTGTTGAGACTTGTATTATAGGACTATTGGGCGGGATTATCGGGTTGTTACTTGCGCAAATTGGCTTGAGTGTAACCGCGCAACTTTACAGTCACCTTTATGCTGAGATGCTTGAGATGACCGTGGGTATCGTCATCATGACGATTGCGTTGGCAGTAGCGAGTGCTGTGACTTTTGGTTTGCTACCGACTTTACATGCGGCAAAAGTTCAACCATCTAGTCAGCTAAAAAGTCTGTAG
- a CDS encoding response regulator, producing MKILLVDDSAATLEIIRRGLVRFRYRKLLIKKAQSAKEALKIIGSWHPDIVLTDWHMPDISGLALVKAIKQKQLDVTMAMVTTVDDREQIKLALDYGAAFVLSKPFADDDLHNKIMPLVKAAEESSKTREIHTLHKGVPLPQVGQLEKLMNKHIDTELRLYQVHQMEYDPDNLPCVMVAYEDPSSQKVRAIGIFDVYSVCVLAASTGSLSDQAGFEAIHQHQITDDMLTACHSALNSTSYAFLDGITRRSLRVKTLQLVTKPFPKLKRLYKSAANMRIDLCCQRPNMAQGKILLVGFLS from the coding sequence GTGAAGATATTGCTCGTGGATGACAGTGCGGCAACACTTGAGATCATTCGTCGCGGTTTAGTGCGTTTTAGATATCGTAAGCTGTTGATAAAGAAAGCACAAAGTGCAAAAGAAGCACTGAAGATTATCGGTTCTTGGCATCCAGATATTGTATTGACCGACTGGCATATGCCCGATATTTCAGGACTCGCTCTCGTCAAAGCAATCAAACAAAAACAGTTGGATGTCACTATGGCGATGGTAACGACTGTCGACGATCGTGAACAAATTAAGCTCGCCCTTGATTATGGTGCGGCATTTGTATTGTCGAAGCCATTTGCTGACGACGACCTTCATAACAAAATCATGCCGTTGGTCAAAGCCGCGGAAGAAAGCAGCAAAACAAGAGAAATTCATACGCTGCATAAAGGCGTGCCTTTACCTCAAGTCGGGCAACTTGAAAAACTAATGAACAAACATATTGATACTGAACTTAGGCTCTATCAGGTGCATCAAATGGAATATGATCCCGATAACCTTCCTTGCGTTATGGTCGCATACGAAGATCCGAGCAGCCAGAAGGTTCGCGCAATCGGAATATTTGATGTGTATTCGGTCTGCGTGCTTGCCGCATCTACTGGGAGCTTATCGGATCAGGCGGGGTTTGAAGCGATTCATCAACATCAGATCACAGACGACATGTTAACCGCCTGCCACTCAGCATTAAACTCTACGTCTTATGCATTTCTAGACGGCATAACAAGAAGAAGTCTAAGAGTAAAAACCCTACAGTTGGTCACTAAGCCTTTTCCTAAGTTAAAACGCTTGTATAAATCCGCCGCAAACATGCGCATAGATTTATGTTGCCAACGTCCAAATATGGCGCAAGGTAAAATATTGTTGGTTGGGTTTTTAAGCTAG
- a CDS encoding efflux RND transporter periplasmic adaptor subunit — protein sequence MAYIPDTSAQDSAVERPKKNKILIAVASILILITIFFFAPIIGQWVSGQTAVSSDKIHISAVKQGDFIRDISVQGKVVAARRPTIYSPAQGTVTYLVESGDSVIEGQTLAVIDSPELKSEFAQHQAKLNQLDTELQRQIIQAKKQDLAQENYLGKATVILNAAKREMRRFEDGLKTQVVSDIDYQKAKDDLENALREYRLAIKEVELQKESQKFEIRTKELELEAQKVKVAELERQVDALKVVSPVGGLVGNLVVEQKNSVAKNQPLLNVVDLSKYEIEVQIPESYSDDLALGMLAEVNLNGDVYSGEIVAISPEIENGRVAGKIRFKDGSIQGLRQNQRLTSRIVLEQKQNIAYLPHGQYLEAYNGQFAYVVREDTAIKTPIKIGLRSIGQVEVLSGLNVGDQVITSDARIFKDAPSVKIIQ from the coding sequence ATGGCCTATATTCCAGATACGAGTGCTCAAGACTCTGCGGTTGAGAGACCTAAAAAAAATAAAATACTGATAGCGGTAGCTAGCATTCTCATATTAATTACTATTTTCTTTTTTGCACCAATTATTGGCCAGTGGGTAAGTGGCCAAACAGCAGTTTCAAGCGATAAAATTCATATTTCAGCAGTTAAACAAGGTGACTTTATTCGCGATATTTCTGTTCAGGGAAAAGTCGTCGCAGCAAGGCGTCCTACAATATATAGCCCTGCTCAGGGGACGGTGACTTATTTGGTCGAATCGGGAGATAGCGTTATTGAAGGGCAAACCCTTGCTGTTATAGATAGTCCGGAGCTAAAGAGCGAGTTTGCCCAGCATCAAGCAAAGTTAAATCAGTTAGATACTGAACTTCAGCGACAAATCATACAAGCTAAAAAGCAAGACCTAGCACAGGAAAACTATTTAGGTAAGGCTACCGTTATATTGAATGCAGCTAAGCGTGAAATGCGCCGTTTTGAAGATGGTTTAAAAACTCAAGTTGTCAGCGATATCGATTATCAAAAAGCCAAAGATGACCTCGAAAATGCGCTACGGGAGTATCGCCTAGCAATTAAAGAAGTTGAGTTGCAAAAAGAAAGCCAGAAGTTTGAGATTCGGACCAAAGAACTTGAACTTGAAGCACAAAAAGTCAAAGTGGCAGAGCTTGAAAGGCAAGTCGATGCACTTAAAGTTGTCTCGCCAGTAGGGGGACTTGTTGGTAATTTAGTGGTCGAGCAAAAAAATTCAGTTGCTAAAAACCAGCCACTATTAAACGTAGTCGATCTCTCCAAATATGAGATAGAAGTACAAATACCTGAGAGCTATTCAGATGATTTAGCTTTGGGAATGTTAGCCGAGGTGAATCTCAATGGTGATGTTTATAGTGGCGAAATCGTTGCCATTTCACCTGAAATTGAAAATGGCCGCGTTGCTGGAAAGATTAGATTTAAAGACGGATCAATTCAGGGTCTTAGACAGAATCAAAGGCTTACCAGTCGGATTGTGCTAGAGCAAAAACAGAATATTGCATACCTACCACATGGACAGTACTTAGAAGCTTACAACGGGCAGTTTGCTTATGTGGTAAGAGAAGACACGGCTATCAAAACGCCAATAAAGATTGGATTGAGAAGTATTGGACAAGTAGAAGTACTATCGGGGCTTAATGTCGGCGATCAGGTTATCACCTCTGACGCACGAATCTTTAAAGATGCTCCCAGTGTGAAAATAATTCAATAA
- a CDS encoding ABC transporter ATP-binding protein: MLTMRHLSKAYYTETIKTQALQPFDLSIEQGEFVAVIGPSGSGKTTFLNITGLLEDFCDGSYELDGVNVEKLSDKAKSKLRNEKVGFIFQSFNLIPELNLYDNVDMPLRYRKLSSKDRHERIMDALNKVGLASRKAHYPSQLSGGQQQRVAIARAIAGKPSFLLADEPTGNLDSKMADGIMELLKDINAQGTSIVMVTHDAQQAAKAQRIIEIRDGMLSERKNYDKAIA; encoded by the coding sequence ATGCTAACCATGCGTCATCTATCAAAAGCTTACTATACAGAAACAATAAAAACTCAAGCTTTGCAGCCATTTGACTTGAGTATCGAGCAAGGAGAGTTTGTCGCCGTCATTGGCCCTTCAGGTTCTGGCAAAACGACCTTTCTGAACATCACCGGTTTATTAGAAGATTTCTGCGATGGCAGCTATGAGCTTGATGGTGTCAATGTTGAAAAGTTAAGTGATAAAGCCAAGTCAAAGCTGCGTAATGAAAAAGTAGGCTTTATTTTCCAAAGCTTTAATTTAATTCCTGAGCTAAACCTCTACGATAATGTCGACATGCCCTTACGCTATCGTAAGTTATCATCAAAAGATCGCCACGAGCGGATCATGGATGCGTTGAATAAAGTGGGTCTTGCATCACGCAAAGCGCATTACCCATCGCAACTGTCTGGAGGTCAACAGCAAAGGGTAGCGATCGCTCGGGCGATAGCTGGTAAACCGTCTTTTCTACTTGCCGATGAGCCAACGGGCAACTTAGATAGCAAAATGGCCGATGGCATTATGGAGCTTCTCAAAGATATCAATGCGCAAGGAACAAGTATTGTCATGGTGACTCATGACGCTCAACAAGCGGCAAAAGCTCAGCGTATTATCGAAATCCGCGATGGTATGTTGAGTGAAAGAAAGAACTACGATAAGGCCATTGCTTAA
- the nhaR gene encoding transcriptional activator NhaR produces MNINFNHLYYFWQVSNEGSIAGASKVLHLTPQTISAQLSSLEDRLGKPLFIREGRGLRLTDFGILTKQYADDMFSIAKEWLETTQDGATAIHRTLKVGISDAIPKSLVSKWLAPLIENEQVANLHCIDGQQSELLAQMAMHKLDIVLADKPLDSHLPFNVFCHEIGKSQIGLYGSASNSEQLSANYPKSLQNQSLILPAKHSPVTNSIQFWLQEQNIEIKVAGHVDDSALMKALGQQGFGIFPAPLSIKSELQRHYDVCLIGTIESTYQNYYAFTPDRLIKDSIFSEFVNFAKGVS; encoded by the coding sequence ATGAACATAAACTTCAATCACCTTTACTATTTTTGGCAGGTAAGTAATGAAGGCAGTATTGCTGGTGCAAGCAAAGTCCTTCATTTGACGCCTCAAACCATCAGCGCGCAACTATCAAGCTTAGAAGATCGGCTAGGGAAACCTTTATTTATAAGAGAAGGAAGAGGACTCAGGTTGACTGACTTCGGCATTTTGACCAAGCAGTATGCGGACGATATGTTTTCGATTGCCAAAGAATGGTTAGAAACAACACAAGATGGTGCAACAGCCATACATCGCACATTAAAAGTAGGTATCTCAGATGCTATTCCAAAATCGTTAGTATCAAAGTGGCTTGCGCCTTTGATAGAAAATGAGCAAGTTGCCAATTTACATTGTATTGACGGTCAACAATCAGAATTGCTAGCTCAGATGGCCATGCATAAGCTCGATATCGTGCTTGCAGATAAGCCACTTGATAGTCACCTTCCTTTTAATGTTTTTTGCCACGAGATTGGAAAAAGTCAAATTGGCTTATATGGTTCAGCTTCAAACAGTGAGCAACTCAGTGCAAATTATCCAAAATCGTTACAAAATCAGTCGCTCATTCTTCCAGCAAAGCACAGCCCTGTAACTAACTCGATTCAATTTTGGCTACAAGAGCAAAATATAGAAATTAAAGTGGCTGGTCATGTAGATGATAGTGCTTTAATGAAAGCATTAGGCCAACAAGGATTCGGTATCTTTCCAGCCCCACTTTCAATAAAATCAGAATTGCAACGGCACTACGACGTCTGTCTCATAGGCACTATCGAAAGTACGTATCAAAATTACTACGCTTTCACACCCGATCGACTTATTAAAGACTCAATTTTTAGTGAGTTCGTCAATTTTGCCAAAGGAGTAAGCTGA